In Rattus norvegicus strain BN/NHsdMcwi chromosome 1, GRCr8, whole genome shotgun sequence, a genomic segment contains:
- the Hps6 gene encoding BLOC-2 complex member HPS6, translated as MKRAGTLRLLSDLSNFTGAARLRELLAGDPAILVRCSPDGRHLLLLRPPGSPAPQLLVAVRGPGLPLERAWSEGDPSPLDVFFVPWLARPALILVWESGLTEVWGVGMEPGWKLLQSTELCPDGGARVMAVAATRGRLVWCEERQPGVEDQPGQLSMAFNHCVCVKTLDTSGEAGTKLGCTHILLHHCPSFGLIASRKELFLVPTSTTWPGVAHVLLIWSPSKGKVIVAAPSLGLSHSKSLNPKQGDTWDFRTLLRGLPGFLSPREPLAVHTWAPSSQGLLLLDLKGKVSLVQCHGGTRTVGLLQEAPVGLQGSAALGTFHGTLACVLGSTLELLDMSSGRLLERKVLSTDRVHLLEPPAPGVKNEEDLETRGALRLLSALGLFCVCWEAPQGLEVPSDKDLVFEEACGYYQRRSLRGTQLTPEELRHNSMFRAPQALASILQGHLPPSALLTTLRAELRDYRSIEQLKAQLVAGDDEETGWTELAEHEVARLLRTHLTGDQLAQFNTIFQALPTAAWSATLQALQLQPDRSGRLRSQAPPDVWKKVLRAPTAGKEHPNGILPPFELLCQCLGQLEPQWLPPFVELAQQQGGPGWGAEGPSLPLYRRALSVLGEEGKRPEALELELLLGSGRPKAVLQAVRQLIKKEQWERALEAGLTLDSSSPLLRSEIFNLLLAEFAQHRRLDTHLPLLCRLCPPEVAPDELLLLLRTHLPDDAGATPFPEPGAEPGAEPPLTVGLVRALLEQTGAQGRSSGPVQSTFEDILWDSGTPPPTPPRGPMTTLQASDHPGQEAWGPSGQGLGAADVGVHS; from the coding sequence ATGAAGCGTGCAGGAACTCTGCGCCTGCTTTCGGATCTGAGCAACTTCACTGGCGCGGCCCGGCTCCGCGAGTTGTTGGCAGGGGACCCAGCTATCCTAGTCCGCTGCAGCCCTGATGGCCGTCACCTGCTACTGTTAAGACCTCCCGGATCGCCCGCCCCCCAACTTCTAGTGGCTGTGCGTGGGCCGGGCCTGCCTCTGGAGCGTGCCTGGTCGGAGGGCGACCCCTCGCCGCTGGACGTCTTTTTCGTTCCATGGCTGGCGCGACCCGCGCTGATATTGGTATGGGAGAGTGGCCTAACAGAGGTGTGGGGCGTGGGGATGGAGCCTGGATGGAAGCTACTTCAGAGCACTGAGTTGTGTCCGGATGGTGGAGCCCGCGTGATGGCTGTGGCAGCAACCCGAGGCCGCCTAGTTTGGTGCGAGGAGCGTCAGCCTGGCGTTGAGGACCAACCAGGGCAGCTTTCAATGGCCTTCAACCACTGTGTGTGCGTCAAGACCCTGGACACCAGCGGGGAGGCTGGCACCAAACTAGGCTGCACCCACATCCTGCTGCATCACTGCCCCTCTTTTGGACTGATAGCCTCCCGCAAGGAACTCTTCCTGGTGCCTACTTCCACCACTTGGCCTGGTGTGGCCCATGTTCTGCTCATCTGGAGCCCAAGCAAGGGGAAGGTAATAGTTGCTGCCCCATCTCTCGGTCTTTCTCACAGTAAAAGCCTGAATCCCAAACAAGGGGATACTTGGGACTTTCGGACCCTGCTGCGAGGCCTTCCTGGATTCCTGTCCCCCAGGGAGCCGCTGGCTGTACACACTTGGGCCCCATCTTCCCAGGGCTTGTTGTTGCTTGACTTGAAAGGTAAGGTGAGCCTAGTGCAGTGCCATGGTGGTACTCGAACTGTGGGACTCCTGCAGGAGGCACCTGTAGGTCTACAAGGGTCTGCAGCCCTGGGAACATTTCATGGCACCTTAGCCTGTGTCTTGGGCTCCACCTTGGAACTGCTGGACATGAGCAGTGGGCGGCTGTTGGAAAGGAAGGTACTAAGTACAGACAGAGTACACCTCCTGGAGCCTCCAGCCCCTGGCGTGAAGAATGAGGAAGACCTAGAGACCCGAGGAGCTCTCCGTTTGCTTTCAGCCTTGggtctcttttgtgtgtgttgggaagcTCCCCAAGGCCTTGAGGTGCCCTCGGACAAGGATCTGGTGTTTGAGGAGGCCTGTGGGTACTACCAGCGTCGGAGTCTTCGAGGCACCCAGCTTACCCCGGAAGAGCTGAGACACAACAGCATGTTTCGGGCACCTCAGGCCTTGGCCTCCATTCTCCAGGGCCACCTGCCCCCATCTGCACTATTGACCACCCTGAGGGCTGAACTTCGAGATTATCGGAGTATAGAACAGCTCAAGGCCCAGCTGGTGGCTGGGGATGATGAAGAGACGGGCTGGACGGAGTTAGCAGAGCACGAGGTGGCACGCCTGCTGAGAACCCACTTGACAGGAGACCAGCTGGCCCAATTCAACACCATTTTCCAAGCCCTTCCTACAGCAGCTTGGAGTGCCACCCTCCAAGCCCTACAACTGCAGCCGGATAGGAGTGGCAGGCTGAGGTCCCAAGCGCCCCCGGATGTATGGAAGAAAGTCCTGAGGGCTCCAACGGCTGGAAAGGAACATCCCAATGGAATCCTGCCTCCCTTTGAACTCCTGTGTCAGTGCCTAGGCCAGCTAGAGCCTCAGTGGCTTCCCCCGTTTGTGGAACTGGCACAGCAACAGGGTGGTCCAGGCTGGGGCGCCGAAGGTCCCAGTCTGCCCCTTTATCGCCGAGCCCTGTCCGTGCTGGGTGAGGAAGGGAAGAGACCTGAGGCTCTAGAACTCGAGCTGCTTCTGGGCAGCGGGCGACCCAAAGCCGTGCTACAAGCTGTGAGGCAGCTAATAAAGAAAGAACAGTGGGAACGGGCTCTGGAGGCCggcctgaccctggactcctCCAGCCCCCTGCTTCGAAGCGAGATCTTCAACCTGCTGCTGGCAGAGTTTGCCCAGCACCGCCGCCTTGATACAcacctccctctcctctgtcGCCTGTGCCCACCAGAAGTGGCTCCAGATGAGCTCCTGCTTCTACTGAGGACACATCTCCCAGACGATGCGGGAGCCACCCCTTTCCCTGAGCCTGGGGCTGAGCCTGGGGCTGAGCCCCCTCTCACAGTGGGCTTGGTCAGAGCCCTGCTAGAACAGACTGGGGCTCAGGGAAGGTCCTCTGGCCCAGTTCAAAGCACCTTTGAGGACATCCTATGGGATTCAGGCACTCCACCCCCTACCCCACCTCGCGGACCTATGACTACTCTCCAGGCATCAGACCACCCAGGGCAGGAAGCCTGGGGACCATCTGGACAGGGGCTTGGTGCAGCTGACGTGGGAGTTCATTCGTAG
- the Ldb1 gene encoding LIM domain-binding protein 1 isoform X3 yields MSVGCACPGCSSKSFKLYSPKEPPNGNAFPPFHPGTMLDRDVGPTPMYPPTYLEPGIGRHTPYGNQTDYRIFELNKRLQNWTEECDNLWWDAFTTEFFEDDAMLTITFCLEDGPKRYTIGRTLIPRYFRSIFEGGATELYYVLKHPKEAFHSNFVSLDCDQGSMVTQHGKPMFTQVCVEGRLYLEFMFDDMMRIKTWHFSIRQHRELIPRSILAMHAQDPQMLDQLSKNITRCGLSNSTLNYLRLCVILEPMQELMSRHKTYSLSPRDCLKTCLFQKWQRMVAPPAEPARQQPSKRRKRKMSGGSTMSSGGGNTNNSNSKKKSPASTFALSSQVPKSQLVNI; encoded by the exons ATGTCAGTGGGCTGTGCCTGTCCTG GTTGTTCCTCAAAGTCATTCAAGCTGTACTCCCCGAAGGAGCCCCCGAACGGCAACGCCTTCCCTCCCTTCCATCCCGGCACCATGCTGGATCGGGATGTGGG CCCAACTCCCATGTACCCACCTACATACCTGGAGCCTGGGATAGG GAGGCACACGCCATATGGTAACCAGACAGACTATAGAATATTTGAACTTAACAAACGACTACAGAACTGGACAGAG GAGTGTGACAATCTCTGGTGGGACGCTTTCACGACCGAGTTCTTCGAGGATGATGCTATGCTGACCATCACTTTCTGCCTGGAGGATGGACCAAAGAGATATA CCATTGGCCGGACCCTGATACCACGCTACTTCCGAAGCATTTTCGAGGGGGGTGCTACGGAGCTGTATTACGTACTTAAGCACCCCAAGGAGGCATTCCACAGCAACTTCGTGTCCCTCGACTGTGACCAGGGCAGCATGGTGACCCAGCATGGCAAACCCATGTTTACCCAG GTGTGTGTGGAAGGCCGGTTGTACCTGGAGTTCATGTTTGACGACATGATGCGGATAAAGACATGGCACTTCAGTATCCGGCAGCACAGAGAGCTCATCCCCAGGAGTATCCTGGCCATGCAC gCCCAGGACCCCCAGATGTTGGATCAGCTCTCCAAAAACATTACCCGGTGTGGGTTGTCCAATTCCACTCTCAACTACCTCCGA CTCTGTGTGATACTGGAGCCCATGCAGGAACTCATGTCCCGTCACAAGACCTACAGCCTCAGCCCCCGAGACTGCCTCAAGACCTGCCTTTTCCAGAAGTGGCAGCGGATGGTAGCACCTCCCG CGGAGCCTGCACGACAGCAGCCCAGCAAACGGAGGAAACGGAAGATGTCAGGGGGTAGCACCATGAGCTCGGGGGGCGGCAacaccaacaacagcaacagcaagaaGAAGAGCCCAGCCAGCACCTTCGCTCTCTCCAGCCAGGTACCT AAATCCCAGCTCGTGAACATTTGA
- the Ldb1 gene encoding LIM domain-binding protein 1 isoform X2, with product MSVGCACPGCSSKSFKLYSPKEPPNGNAFPPFHPGTMLDRDVGPTPMYPPTYLEPGIGRHTPYGNQTDYRIFELNKRLQNWTEECDNLWWDAFTTEFFEDDAMLTITFCLEDGPKRYTIGRTLIPRYFRSIFEGGATELYYVLKHPKEAFHSNFVSLDCDQGSMVTQHGKPMFTQVCVEGRLYLEFMFDDMMRIKTWHFSIRQHRELIPRSILAMHAQDPQMLDQLSKNITRCGLSNSTLNYLRLCVILEPMQELMSRHKTYSLSPRDCLKTCLFQKWQRMVAPPAEPARQQPSKRRKRKMSGGSTMSSGGGNTNNSNSKKKSPASTFALSSQDVMVVGEPTLMGGEFGDEDERLITRLENTQFDAANGIDDEDSFNNSPALGANSPWNSKPPSSQESKSENPTSQASQ from the exons ATGTCAGTGGGCTGTGCCTGTCCTG GTTGTTCCTCAAAGTCATTCAAGCTGTACTCCCCGAAGGAGCCCCCGAACGGCAACGCCTTCCCTCCCTTCCATCCCGGCACCATGCTGGATCGGGATGTGGG CCCAACTCCCATGTACCCACCTACATACCTGGAGCCTGGGATAGG GAGGCACACGCCATATGGTAACCAGACAGACTATAGAATATTTGAACTTAACAAACGACTACAGAACTGGACAGAG GAGTGTGACAATCTCTGGTGGGACGCTTTCACGACCGAGTTCTTCGAGGATGATGCTATGCTGACCATCACTTTCTGCCTGGAGGATGGACCAAAGAGATATA CCATTGGCCGGACCCTGATACCACGCTACTTCCGAAGCATTTTCGAGGGGGGTGCTACGGAGCTGTATTACGTACTTAAGCACCCCAAGGAGGCATTCCACAGCAACTTCGTGTCCCTCGACTGTGACCAGGGCAGCATGGTGACCCAGCATGGCAAACCCATGTTTACCCAG GTGTGTGTGGAAGGCCGGTTGTACCTGGAGTTCATGTTTGACGACATGATGCGGATAAAGACATGGCACTTCAGTATCCGGCAGCACAGAGAGCTCATCCCCAGGAGTATCCTGGCCATGCAC gCCCAGGACCCCCAGATGTTGGATCAGCTCTCCAAAAACATTACCCGGTGTGGGTTGTCCAATTCCACTCTCAACTACCTCCGA CTCTGTGTGATACTGGAGCCCATGCAGGAACTCATGTCCCGTCACAAGACCTACAGCCTCAGCCCCCGAGACTGCCTCAAGACCTGCCTTTTCCAGAAGTGGCAGCGGATGGTAGCACCTCCCG CGGAGCCTGCACGACAGCAGCCCAGCAAACGGAGGAAACGGAAGATGTCAGGGGGTAGCACCATGAGCTCGGGGGGCGGCAacaccaacaacagcaacagcaagaaGAAGAGCCCAGCCAGCACCTTCGCTCTCTCCAGCCAG GATGTGATGGTGGTGGGGGAGCCCACCCTGATGGGCGGGGAGTTCGGGGACGAGGACGAGAGGCTCATCACTCGGCTGGAGAACACCCAGTTTGACGCGGCCAACGGCATTGACGACGAGGACAGCTTTAACAACTCCCCTGCACTGGGCGCCAACAGCCCCTGGAACAGCAAGCCTCCGTCCAGCCAAGAAAGCAAATCGGAGAACCCCACGTCACAGGCTTCCCAGTAA
- the Ldb1 gene encoding LIM domain-binding protein 1 isoform X1, protein MSVGCACPGCSSKSFKLYSPKEPPNGNAFPPFHPGTMLDRDVGPTPMYPPTYLEPGIGRHTPYGNQTDYRIFELNKRLQNWTEECDNLWWDAFTTEFFEDDAMLTITFCLEDGPKRYTIGRTLIPRYFRSIFEGGATELYYVLKHPKEAFHSNFVSLDCDQGSMVTQHGKPMFTQVCVEGRLYLEFMFDDMMRIKTWHFSIRQHRELIPRSILAMHAQDPQMLDQLSKNITRCGLSNSTLNYLRLCVILEPMQELMSRHKTYSLSPRDCLKTCLFQKWQRMVAPPAEPARQQPSKRRKRKMSGGSTMSSGGGNTNNSNSKKKSPASTFALSSQVPDVMVVGEPTLMGGEFGDEDERLITRLENTQFDAANGIDDEDSFNNSPALGANSPWNSKPPSSQESKSENPTSQASQ, encoded by the exons ATGTCAGTGGGCTGTGCCTGTCCTG GTTGTTCCTCAAAGTCATTCAAGCTGTACTCCCCGAAGGAGCCCCCGAACGGCAACGCCTTCCCTCCCTTCCATCCCGGCACCATGCTGGATCGGGATGTGGG CCCAACTCCCATGTACCCACCTACATACCTGGAGCCTGGGATAGG GAGGCACACGCCATATGGTAACCAGACAGACTATAGAATATTTGAACTTAACAAACGACTACAGAACTGGACAGAG GAGTGTGACAATCTCTGGTGGGACGCTTTCACGACCGAGTTCTTCGAGGATGATGCTATGCTGACCATCACTTTCTGCCTGGAGGATGGACCAAAGAGATATA CCATTGGCCGGACCCTGATACCACGCTACTTCCGAAGCATTTTCGAGGGGGGTGCTACGGAGCTGTATTACGTACTTAAGCACCCCAAGGAGGCATTCCACAGCAACTTCGTGTCCCTCGACTGTGACCAGGGCAGCATGGTGACCCAGCATGGCAAACCCATGTTTACCCAG GTGTGTGTGGAAGGCCGGTTGTACCTGGAGTTCATGTTTGACGACATGATGCGGATAAAGACATGGCACTTCAGTATCCGGCAGCACAGAGAGCTCATCCCCAGGAGTATCCTGGCCATGCAC gCCCAGGACCCCCAGATGTTGGATCAGCTCTCCAAAAACATTACCCGGTGTGGGTTGTCCAATTCCACTCTCAACTACCTCCGA CTCTGTGTGATACTGGAGCCCATGCAGGAACTCATGTCCCGTCACAAGACCTACAGCCTCAGCCCCCGAGACTGCCTCAAGACCTGCCTTTTCCAGAAGTGGCAGCGGATGGTAGCACCTCCCG CGGAGCCTGCACGACAGCAGCCCAGCAAACGGAGGAAACGGAAGATGTCAGGGGGTAGCACCATGAGCTCGGGGGGCGGCAacaccaacaacagcaacagcaagaaGAAGAGCCCAGCCAGCACCTTCGCTCTCTCCAGCCAGGTACCT GATGTGATGGTGGTGGGGGAGCCCACCCTGATGGGCGGGGAGTTCGGGGACGAGGACGAGAGGCTCATCACTCGGCTGGAGAACACCCAGTTTGACGCGGCCAACGGCATTGACGACGAGGACAGCTTTAACAACTCCCCTGCACTGGGCGCCAACAGCCCCTGGAACAGCAAGCCTCCGTCCAGCCAAGAAAGCAAATCGGAGAACCCCACGTCACAGGCTTCCCAGTAA
- the Ldb1 gene encoding LIM domain-binding protein 1 — MLDRDVGPTPMYPPTYLEPGIGRHTPYGNQTDYRIFELNKRLQNWTEECDNLWWDAFTTEFFEDDAMLTITFCLEDGPKRYTIGRTLIPRYFRSIFEGGATELYYVLKHPKEAFHSNFVSLDCDQGSMVTQHGKPMFTQVCVEGRLYLEFMFDDMMRIKTWHFSIRQHRELIPRSILAMHAQDPQMLDQLSKNITRCGLSNSTLNYLRLCVILEPMQELMSRHKTYSLSPRDCLKTCLFQKWQRMVAPPAEPARQQPSKRRKRKMSGGSTMSSGGGNTNNSNSKKKSPASTFALSSQVPDVMVVGEPTLMGGEFGDEDERLITRLENTQFDAANGIDDEDSFNNSPALGANSPWNSKPPSSQESKSENPTSQASQ; from the exons ATGCTGGATCGGGATGTGGG CCCAACTCCCATGTACCCACCTACATACCTGGAGCCTGGGATAGG GAGGCACACGCCATATGGTAACCAGACAGACTATAGAATATTTGAACTTAACAAACGACTACAGAACTGGACAGAG GAGTGTGACAATCTCTGGTGGGACGCTTTCACGACCGAGTTCTTCGAGGATGATGCTATGCTGACCATCACTTTCTGCCTGGAGGATGGACCAAAGAGATATA CCATTGGCCGGACCCTGATACCACGCTACTTCCGAAGCATTTTCGAGGGGGGTGCTACGGAGCTGTATTACGTACTTAAGCACCCCAAGGAGGCATTCCACAGCAACTTCGTGTCCCTCGACTGTGACCAGGGCAGCATGGTGACCCAGCATGGCAAACCCATGTTTACCCAG GTGTGTGTGGAAGGCCGGTTGTACCTGGAGTTCATGTTTGACGACATGATGCGGATAAAGACATGGCACTTCAGTATCCGGCAGCACAGAGAGCTCATCCCCAGGAGTATCCTGGCCATGCAC gCCCAGGACCCCCAGATGTTGGATCAGCTCTCCAAAAACATTACCCGGTGTGGGTTGTCCAATTCCACTCTCAACTACCTCCGA CTCTGTGTGATACTGGAGCCCATGCAGGAACTCATGTCCCGTCACAAGACCTACAGCCTCAGCCCCCGAGACTGCCTCAAGACCTGCCTTTTCCAGAAGTGGCAGCGGATGGTAGCACCTCCCG CGGAGCCTGCACGACAGCAGCCCAGCAAACGGAGGAAACGGAAGATGTCAGGGGGTAGCACCATGAGCTCGGGGGGCGGCAacaccaacaacagcaacagcaagaaGAAGAGCCCAGCCAGCACCTTCGCTCTCTCCAGCCAGGTACCT GATGTGATGGTGGTGGGGGAGCCCACCCTGATGGGCGGGGAGTTCGGGGACGAGGACGAGAGGCTCATCACTCGGCTGGAGAACACCCAGTTTGACGCGGCCAACGGCATTGACGACGAGGACAGCTTTAACAACTCCCCTGCACTGGGCGCCAACAGCCCCTGGAACAGCAAGCCTCCGTCCAGCCAAGAAAGCAAATCGGAGAACCCCACGTCACAGGCTTCCCAGTAA